ATttgacgacgtcgtttttgcaaaGAAAGCTGGTGGGTTTTGTTTTCGACAAGATTTTGCAAACGAGTCTTTTCGTCAGCGGAAAGTCCGTCTATCTTGCAAACGAGGTTTTTTATTGGTGGGTCCCGACAAAAAAACCCACCAATGAAATACTCTATCGGACGAGTGTGTTGTTCGGACGATATCATTCATACTCGTCCGAATAGCTGATATCATTCATACTCGTCCGAATAACACACTCGTCCGATAGAGTATTTCATTGGTGGGTTTTTTTGTCGGGACCCAGCTGATATCATTCATACTCGTCCGAATAACACACTCGTCCGATAGAGTATTTCATTGGTGGGTTTTTTTGTCGGGACCCACTGATATCATACTCGTCCGAACAACACACTCGTCCGATAAAGTATTTCGTTGGTGGGTTTTTTGTCGGGATCCACCGGGTGGATGCCATCTCTCACTATATAATGCCGATCCTCCGCACTTCCTTTTGTATTtcgttctctttcttcttcccctctctaTCTCTTGCACTCTCGTCATTGCAATAGATTACAGTTGGTCTCTTTCCCCGGTTTGGTCTCCGCCAAGGTAGGATCCTTGCATCGCTCGCATTTCTCCATTCTTAGGTTGGGGAACTGAACAAGTTACACTAGTTACTTACCTGAAGTTGATGTTCTTCGATGATCTAGAGAAAATGGCGTCCCACGTAGTTGGATATCCTCGCGTCGGCCCCAACAGGGAGCTGAAGTTTGCCCTGGAATCATTCTGGCATGGAAAGAGCACCGCCAAGGATTTGCTGGAAGCCGGGGCTCATCTCAAGTCATCCATCTGGAAGCAGATGGCCACCGTTGGCATCAAGTATATTCCCAGCAACACCTTCTCATACTATGATCAGGTGCTCGACACCACTGCGATGCTCGGTGCTGTTCCTCCCAGATATGGTTGGAACGGTGGCAAGATCGGGTTTGACGTTTACTTCTCGATGGCCAGAGGAACCGCCTCCGTCCCTGCTATGGAGATGACCAAGTGGTTCGACACCAACTAGTAAGGACGACAGATCTTAGACAAGTTACCGAgtagaaattaattttgtatTGATGATTAAACTTAACCCATCCATCTCATTTTTTGGTCCAGCCACTACATCGTCCCTGAATTGGGCCCGGATGTCAACTTCTCTTACGCTTCTCGCAAGGCCGTCAAGGAGTGCAAGGAGGCCAAGAAGGTAAAACGCTGGTCTTATTATTGTTTTCTTCGTTCTCAACAGCCCATTCGATTGGGTTTATATTCAGCCCAAGCCCAGAAATGaagtgttcttttttgttctagtAACCCGATACGCGTGCGACCCAAACCGGATAACGAATCGGGTCGGATCACAACGGGCTATCGGGTTTAGGCCATTCAAGAAATGCTCCTAATGTCCATTTCATGTTCCCCTCtgtaattttctctctccttccgcCCTTCCCCGTCTCACTACtttccccgccgccgccgccgccatcccTTGGCTGCGGACGTCGCCGGCATCGCCACGACCCACCTCCGATCTCGATGGCAACCGCCCAAAGCCTCGGGTCTGCCCGACCATCCCCTGACTCTCCCCTCTTCCGACTTCCATCCTCTGCAACGCTCGACCCGGGGCCAACAGCGGTCGTCGACGTTCCCGCAGACCAGCTAAGGCCCCCGCTTGCCTCGCTAGACCTCGATCGTGGCTGATCCGAGGCCAAGCCCAGCCCTAAATCTCGATCTCGATCGAGCTCGCCTGCCCTCTCTCGGCGCTCGTCCTCATCGACAAATTCTGACTCTTTTGTTGGTTGTAATTTGTTGTTTAATTTTCGTCTCCCTGGTGCTGCCGTTGCATAATCCTAGCATTATTTAAAGCTATATCTGTTTCCGACTTCATTTGCCCATTTCCAGCTTGGAGTAGACACTGTTCCGGTCCTTCTTGGCCCAGTCTCCTATCTGCTGCTATCCAAGCCTGCAAAGGGCGTGGAGAAGACCTTTgctcctctctcccttctccgGAAAATACTTCCTATCTACGGGTAAGATAATGAACTCCTCTCTCGCAGTTTTCATTTGCTCGTGTTTGAATACGTTTCCTGACCAATGATAAAATCATGCAGGGAAGTTGTGTCCGAACTTAAGGCTGCTGGTGCTTCATGGATTCAGTTTGATGAGCCCGCCCTTGTGTTGGATCTTGATTCTCACAAACTGCAAGCATTCACTGAAGCATACTCGGAACTAGAATCATGTCTTTCTGGCGTGAATGTTGTCGTCGAGACATATTTTGCTGATGTTCCTGCTGAGGCATATAAAGTTCTTACTTCCCTGAAGGGCGtcactggatttggatttgatttggtcGATGGAACCAAGACCCTTGATTTAATCAAGGGTGGCTTCCCCACAGGCAAGTATCTCTTTGCTGGAGTTGTTGATGGGAGGAACATCTGGGCCAATGATCTTGCTGGATCGCTTAACACCCTCCATGCTCTCGAGAGCATCGTGGGAAAAGGTACTACTTTCTGCATATGTTATTTCCAAATAGTGTATTTTGATGATCTGTTTGTCATTTATGCTTAAGTTGATATCTGAAATTCCTCATTTATTTGAAGACAAACTTGTGGTCTCCACCTCCTGCTCTCTTTTGCACACTCCTGTTGACGTAGTTAACGAGACTGAGTTGGATGAGGAAATCAAGTCATGGCTTGCATTTGCTGCTCAGAAGGTCGTTGAGGTCAATGCTTTGGCCAAGGCATTGGCTGGGGAAAAGGATGAGGTATGGTTCGTTATCTTTTTGTTAAAGATTATGCTGAAAAGCAGCATAGTATGCGCACACTGTCATTGTTGCTATTAGGTAGTCTTAACAGCGGTGGTAATCCATATTGTCAGCTTATTTTCTAGAATTCTGCTCTATTCCCTGCTCTATTCCGATTAGTCATCGGCAGAAACCAATGGGGTTACCTTTTGTTGGGTGTTTTTAATTAGTGGCTATACAGAGTTACATGCATATGGCAACAACGGGGTAAATACAGTCACTAGGATGCAAACTTCTTTACTTAAACTGGGCCTGTTAACTAGCACCTTTAGGATGTATGTCTAGCATAATGTTCAATTTCCAAAGAATTGATTACTAATGTTGCGAGAGGGTATTTCAATGCTTATTGCTGATGGCTCTGTTTTCAGGCATTCTTCTCAGCTAATGCTGCTGCTCAGGCCTCAAGAAAGTCCTCTCCAAGAATCACAAATCAAGCTGTCCAAAGGCCTGTATGTTCCTCTGCTTACTTAACCCTTCATCTTTTATGCGTTCCAAAAATACCAATGAAAACGATATTACTGGTGTCTTGAATTCTTGATATTCTTGTCTCTCTCAGACTGCTGCTTTGAGGGGCTATGATCATTGCCGTGCCACAACTGTGAGTGCTAGAATTGATGCTCAGCAAAAGAAGCTTAATTTGCCAGTCATCCCAACAACCACCATTGGCTCCTTCCCTCAGAGCGAGGAACTCAGAAGAGTGCACTGTGAGTACAAGGACAAAAAGTGAGTAAACTAGATCTTTCTTTTCTAAGTAAACGTTGATAGATATGACACAGGGCTGTTATCCTTTTCGTTATGACCCTCATTGGTCCTGTGACTGCACTTCATTATAGGATGTCTTGGGAAGAATATGTTAAGGCCATCAAGCTGGAAATTAAGAAAGCTATCAGGCTTCAAGAGGAGCTTGACGTAGATGTCTTGGTTCATGGGGAGCCTGAGGTAAGACAGTCTTTTAATATGGTATTGTAGTTAAGACAGATCTGTCAGATAGATAGATAGCATCTATGAgctatgttttctttcttcaacatcTTGATCTGGATGTATCCAATGCAGAGGAACGATATGGTTGAATACTTTGGGGAGCAGTTGTCAGGTTTTGCTTTCACCGTTGATGGGTGGGTGCAATCTTATGGATCTCATTGTGTGAAACCACCCATCATCTATGGTGATGTAAGCCGCCCCAAGCCAATGACTGTCTTCTGGTCCGCTATGGCCCAGAGCATGACTGCTCGCCCGATGAAGGGAATGCTCACGGGCCCTGTTACCATTCTCAACTGCTCCTTTGTCCGAAATGACCAGCCCAGGTACAGAAGAATGTGAACTGCATGTGTACATGGGATTGATGAAAGAACATAATCTTATTTCTCCTTTCAGGAAcagaataatatatattttatttcacaGGTTCAAAACTTGCTATCAAATTGCCTTGGCCATCAAGGACGAAGTTGAGGATCTTGAGAAGGCAGGGATTAATgttattcaaattgatgaggCAGCTTTGAGAGGGGGTCTGCCGCTGAGAAAGTCTGAACAATCTTTCTACTTGGATTGGGCTGTCCACTCTTTTAAAATCACTAACTGTGGTGTCAGGGATACTACCCAGGTTCTTTCATagctccttccttttttttatgtGGGAAGATCCATTTCTCACATGTACTGATTTCACTTGGTGGCTGTTATTGATTGGCAGATCCACACTCACATGTGCTACTCCCACATCGATGACATCATCCCCTTAATCTTCGACATGGATGCCGACGTCATCACAATTGAGAACGCTCGCTCTGATGAGAAGCTCCTCTCAGTTTTCCATGAGGGAGTCAATTATGGTGCTGGGATTGTCCCTGGTGTCTATGACATCCACTCTCTCATAATACCATCAGCTGAAGAGATTGCTGACCGAACCATCAAGATGCTCACTACAAACATATTGTGGTTTAACCCTAACTTTGTATTCAAGACTCGTGATCACGCTGGGGTCAAGCGTGCGCTTAAGATCATGGTTCTTGCTGCCGAGCTCCTTCGCACCGAACTTGCCCatgcaagaaaggaaaagtatgAGTAACTTCCCTGTATTCCTGTATTCCtgtctttttatatttatatgatCATTGAGTTTCTCTATGGAATGTTAGGAGTCGTACTCTTTGGGGATTTTAGTTTGTTCGTAGttcctctctttttatatttatatgattATTGAGTTTCGCTATGGAATGTTAGGACTTAGGAGTCCTCGTTGGGCTGTTTTAGTTTGTTCGTAGTACTGAGTTGAGCTTGTACTCATGTGATGGACTAATGATATGCTATTCAcgtttaattcaaaatggctgtCATTCTCTTATGGTTGCTTGCTTCTTTCCACTCGACTCGATAGCATGAAGTGAAATAAGTCAAGCTAATATTAGTATCTTTGATGTTTGATCCGCTTGATCTCCTCTTAAAACATCTGCAAGTacggaacaaaaagaaacctAATCTGTATCCAGACGAGTAAATTCTCTTTCATTCATCCGCAGTTTTACTTCCCTTTTGAGTTTGTCCTTGTTCGGACCACTCAAATACGACTAATCCATAGTAATCAACGCATGGAGGGTAATTATAAACTAGCATTCATAGTAAAACTACATCCAAATCCACAAATATTCATTCAGAATCTTACAAAATTCACTATTCAAACCTAAATTAGTCTAACAGTGAAAAGTCAAAATCAGGACGGAAAACGACATTTTTCCTCTTCTAAGTTGAATCATTGTAGTTCCTTGAATTGCGTTGAAAACACAAATCAATGATATGGCCATTATCCATTTATAATTCTACCCCTGGCAGATAAATACGCAAGACGAACCTCgagaaaataaaacaatctATCAACTTAGTTTTcagtttcttgaaaaatttagaaataagtACGTTGAAAATATTACAGCTTAtcgtaaaatttataaaaagttaaattaaattttaaaatttatctaattgatACAATCGAATTCTTCCATTAACTTTGTCTAACTTGATTGATAGAAAATGTTgacgtgaatttttttttattatttcctcaCTTCTAAGTGGCAATGACACCACTAAAATATGAAACACAACACTAAAACGCATGgtttagcccaaaaaaaaaaaaaaaaaaaaaatacaatgggACTTTCGTATTTGCTTCTTTGCTTTTAGTCTGATGACATTCTAGATGTGCAATCTATGTAATTAATGAGTTTCAGGAAATATTAAAGTTTTCGTAAAGTTCTTGTTCCGGCTTAGTTTGAGCATACACCACTCGAGAGAATCGACACCTTCTAGATCATGCGGATCAAGTTAGTTTGGATCCCTGATTATAGAGGTCATGATGGGACCTAAATAATTAACGATTCGGATGATTTTTTCGACGTATGGTTCATGGATAAATTCTCGCTCGCAAAGGTTTTCGACATGCATTTCCTGGTTTTGGGTTAGATTTGAAGTGATGTATATGATTTTGTCACTATACTTCAATCTCATATGTGTGAGAcattatttattatccgaaacGGCGAGTTCAGCCATCACTGAGGACGAAAGGCATGGAGGCTCACCCTAGCCTAAACCATTTCCACGAATCAAACCAAGTCTTTTTGAGAGGAACACTCGGGGCCATGACCGATCTACTGTACTTCAACCTAGAGCGAGCTTTGTACCGATTGGGCGATCCAGTTCGCGATGGACCAAACGAGTCCCATTCGTGGATCTCACTTTAATCAACAGCCGGGATGACCGGATTTTTAGCATAAGATCGGACCCGGGTCAGACCTTctcttataaatttttcaagcaCCCAATTAGGTGTTTTATCACCACCTGATTGCTTGTCTAATGCACGCGATCCTTGCGGAATAAAACTTAAAAGTAATATGTTAGAAATAATGAAGTATCTGGTGCGTGATCTTACATCATTATGCCTCATGATaagttgaaagaaattttctatgatatTTTTCGCAGTTAAGTACATATGACAGAATTTGCTTTTCGTTTGTTGTACAATCAATAATATacatagagagagaggatgaatGTTGCGTAATCAGGAGATTGAAGGTTAAAAtagagaataagaaaataaatcgaacatcagatttatgtggttcaatCGAGGTGAATTATGTCCATGAGAAAAGCAATAcagaatttcactataaatcaaactATACAACGGAGATAATAACTACACTCGAATCACTCAAATACTTTTCGTATTTCCTAACCTCCAATTACATTAATCCtacaattttttaccaaataatATCTCGATTTGTTAACGGATTACGCAATCTCGATACAAGATTTATTTTCGCTAAAACACGGTGTAATTGACGATAAACCTTGCCACTTTGCGCACACAGCACAGCACGCCTCTACGCACAGCAACAACAGCCCGCACCCGCGAATGAAGAATGTACTATAATATATAAAGATGCAAAATCGACTAACCGACTTCAATCATGGGAACTTATGTTCCACGTGCAGAAGCCAAATTCCGTCAGTCATGAAAACGCATATTCCATTACATTAACTGTTCTTTTGAGTAAAATTTACAATATATGGGTGCCCATGGTTTTCTAATTAAATGTTCTTTTTCCGGAAAcactaaaggaagaagaagtttttggcaagaaaaagaaagtctcGTTCCTTCTGGCAAGAAAAATCCagagaaaataatgacaaatgATACATGTACTTTGGCCTAATGCGTAATACtttctctaaaattttaatttgtttaatatggacATTAAACTATTAGTGAATGTTTGACTTAGTCACTAAATTATAAGAGTGA
The sequence above is drawn from the Eucalyptus grandis isolate ANBG69807.140 chromosome 11, ASM1654582v1, whole genome shotgun sequence genome and encodes:
- the LOC104430706 gene encoding 5-methyltetrahydropteroyltriglutamate--homocysteine methyltransferase-like, with translation MASHVVGYPRVGPNRELKFALESFWHGKSTAKDLLEAGAHLKSSIWKQMATVGIKYIPSNTFSYYDQVLDTTAMLGAVPPRYGWNGGKIGFDVYFSMARGTASVPAMEMTKWFDTNYHYIVPELGPDVNFSYASRKAVKECKEAKKLGVDTVPVLLGPVSYLLLSKPAKGVEKTFAPLSLLRKILPIYGEVVSELKAAGASWIQFDEPALVLDLDSHKLQAFTEAYSELESCLSGVNVVVETYFADVPAEAYKVLTSLKGVTGFGFDLVDGTKTLDLIKGGFPTGKYLFAGVVDGRNIWANDLAGSLNTLHALESIVGKDKLVVSTSCSLLHTPVDVVNETELDEEIKSWLAFAAQKVVEVNALAKALAGEKDEAFFSANAAAQASRKSSPRITNQAVQRPTAALRGYDHCRATTVSARIDAQQKKLNLPVIPTTTIGSFPQSEELRRVHCEYKDKKMSWEEYVKAIKLEIKKAIRLQEELDVDVLVHGEPERNDMVEYFGEQLSGFAFTVDGWVQSYGSHCVKPPIIYGDVSRPKPMTVFWSAMAQSMTARPMKGMLTGPVTILNCSFVRNDQPRFKTCYQIALAIKDEVEDLEKAGINVIQIDEAALRGGLPLRKSEQSFYLDWAVHSFKITNCGVRDTTQIHTHMCYSHIDDIIPLIFDMDADVITIENARSDEKLLSVFHEGVNYGAGIVPGVYDIHSLIIPSAEEIADRTIKMLTTNILWFNPNFVFKTRDHAGVKRALKIMVLAAELLRTELAHARKEKYE